A genomic window from Candidatus Binataceae bacterium includes:
- a CDS encoding formate dehydrogenase accessory sulfurtransferase FdhD encodes MPRQAKRIAEGAARADAPAGIRRHPAHKFNGGSFAVEDERLAVEEPLEIRLAGRRFTLTMRTPGHDEELVAGFLLAEGFIEAPADLGEIRRVRGPRGAPDPNAVDVILNVPAANLRERLKRNFTISSSCGVCGKTSIEAIQRRVAPIDLRMTVAAGAILELAPMMRRAQEVFAATGGLHAAALFAPSPSPAQTEDTRKNGRAEAPIRKVKLKALREDVGRHNAVDKVVGCALMNGMLPLGVALMAVSGRLSFEIVQKAAAAGVPILAAISAPSSLAVELAQEVGITLVGFLRDRTFNLYSNPERVVP; translated from the coding sequence ATGCCCCGCCAAGCAAAACGGATAGCGGAGGGCGCCGCGCGCGCGGATGCGCCGGCCGGCATCCGCCGTCATCCTGCGCACAAGTTTAACGGCGGGAGTTTCGCCGTCGAGGACGAGCGGCTCGCGGTCGAAGAGCCGCTCGAAATCCGGCTCGCGGGGCGGCGCTTCACGCTCACGATGCGCACACCGGGCCACGACGAGGAACTGGTTGCCGGCTTTCTGCTCGCCGAAGGCTTTATCGAAGCGCCGGCCGACCTGGGCGAGATTCGCCGCGTGCGCGGTCCCAGGGGCGCGCCAGATCCTAACGCGGTGGACGTTATCCTCAATGTCCCGGCGGCGAACCTGCGCGAGCGTCTCAAGCGCAACTTCACGATCTCGTCGAGCTGCGGCGTGTGCGGCAAAACCAGTATCGAGGCGATTCAACGCCGCGTCGCCCCGATCGACTTGCGGATGACCGTCGCGGCCGGCGCGATCCTTGAACTCGCGCCGATGATGCGCCGCGCGCAGGAGGTCTTTGCCGCGACCGGTGGATTGCACGCCGCCGCGCTCTTTGCGCCGTCCCCTTCGCCCGCGCAGACCGAAGATACGCGCAAGAACGGCCGCGCCGAGGCGCCGATTAGGAAAGTGAAACTTAAAGCGCTGCGCGAAGATGTCGGCCGACACAACGCGGTCGATAAGGTCGTCGGCTGCGCGCTGATGAACGGGATGCTGCCGCTTGGGGTGGCGCTGATGGCGGTGAGCGGCCGGCTGAGCTTCGAGATCGTGCAGAAGGCGGCAGCCGCCGGCGTTCCGATTCTGGCGGCAATTTCTGCGCCGTCGTCGCTCGCGGTGGAACTGGCGCAAGAGGTTGGCATCACGCTGGTCGGCTTCCTGCGCGACCGCACCTTCAACCTTTACAGCAACCCGGAACGGGTTGTCCCCTAA
- a CDS encoding formate dehydrogenase subunit delta, producing the protein MDLHHLVTMANQIADFFKTSDPDRNEAVTATAQHLRSFWDPRMRREIAAHLASHGGEGLNDIARDAVRMLENQASAKAAG; encoded by the coding sequence ATGGACCTTCACCACCTGGTCACGATGGCCAATCAGATCGCCGATTTCTTCAAGACCTCCGATCCCGATCGCAATGAAGCCGTAACCGCGACCGCGCAGCATCTGCGGAGTTTCTGGGATCCGCGGATGCGCCGCGAAATCGCCGCACACCTCGCAAGCCACGGCGGCGAAGGTCTGAACGACATCGCGCGCGACGCGGTTCGCATGCTAGAAAACCAGGCTTCCGCCAAGGCGGCCGGATAG
- the fdhF gene encoding formate dehydrogenase subunit alpha translates to MLSKTDRDYGTPLKTSARLVTLEVDGREVSVPEGTSVLRAAALADVAIPKLCATDSLERFGSCRLCLVQVEGRNGYPASCTTPVESGMKVRTKSEMLERLRRGVMELYMSDHPADRASCAGNGNCELHAMADAVGLSEVRYGFEGRNHLDAARDASNPYFAFDPARCIVCSRCVRACEEVQGTFALTIEGRGFNSAVSPSQHQPFFESECVSCGACVQACPTDALVEKSMLEKGVAERAVTTTCGYCGVGCSFKAEVKGDQVVRMLPNKDGMPNHGHSCVKGRFAWGYATHPDRVLTPMVRERTSDPWRTVSWDEAIGHAARRLKEIRAKYGPGSIGGITSSRCTNEETYLVQKMVRAAFGNNNVDTCARVCHSPTGYGLKTTLGTSAGTQDFDSVLEADVILVIGCNPTDGHPVFASLMKRRLRQGAKLIVADPRTIDLVRAPHVEATYHLPLLPGTNVALINAFAHVVLSEGLAKEDFVRERCEWPAYELWKKFILEERNSPAAAAKVTGVPAEKIRAAARLYATGGNAVIYYGLGVTEHSQGSTMVLGMANLAMATGNLGRAGVGVNPLRGQNNVQGSCDMGSFPHELTGYRHISDTAMRASFEAAWGVRLDPEPGLRIPNMFDAALDGSFRGLYVQGEDIAQSDPNTHHVTAALSAMDCVIVQDIFFNETAKYAHVFLPGSSFLEKDGTFTNSERRISRVRKVMPPLAGKADWEITCELSAAFGYPMRYVHPSEIMDEIARLTPTFSGVSYEKLDRLGSVQWPCNDKAPEGTPVMHVGQFVRGKGRFVVTEYIPTDEKVGPRFPLILTTGRILSQYNVGTQTRRTANTAWHHEDLLEIHPHDAEERGVRDGAWVRVSSRAGETTLRAQVTERVPPGVVYTTFHYQSSGTNIVTTENSDWATNCPEYKVTAVQVMPAAEPGARRAAGTGTEGQGADPHPAAGR, encoded by the coding sequence CGCCGACGTTGCGATACCCAAGCTCTGCGCCACCGATTCGCTTGAGCGGTTCGGCTCATGCCGCCTCTGCCTTGTCCAGGTCGAAGGGCGCAATGGCTATCCCGCTTCGTGCACCACGCCGGTCGAATCCGGGATGAAGGTGCGGACGAAGTCCGAGATGCTCGAGCGGCTGCGGCGCGGCGTGATGGAACTCTACATGTCGGACCATCCTGCCGACCGCGCGTCGTGCGCCGGCAACGGCAACTGCGAGTTGCATGCGATGGCCGACGCGGTGGGGCTGAGCGAAGTCCGCTACGGTTTCGAGGGCAGGAATCATCTCGACGCCGCGCGCGACGCCTCCAATCCCTATTTCGCGTTCGATCCCGCGCGCTGCATCGTGTGCTCGCGATGCGTGCGCGCGTGCGAGGAGGTTCAGGGCACCTTCGCGCTGACGATCGAAGGGCGCGGCTTCAATTCCGCCGTCTCGCCGAGCCAGCATCAGCCGTTCTTCGAATCCGAGTGCGTCTCGTGCGGGGCTTGCGTGCAGGCTTGCCCGACCGATGCGCTGGTCGAGAAGTCGATGCTCGAGAAGGGCGTCGCCGAGCGCGCCGTCACCACCACCTGCGGCTATTGCGGCGTCGGATGCTCGTTCAAGGCCGAAGTGAAGGGCGACCAGGTCGTGCGCATGCTGCCGAACAAGGACGGGATGCCGAATCACGGCCATTCGTGCGTCAAGGGCCGCTTCGCGTGGGGCTACGCGACGCATCCGGACCGCGTGCTGACGCCGATGGTGCGCGAGAGGACGAGTGACCCGTGGCGCACGGTGTCGTGGGACGAAGCGATCGGTCACGCGGCACGGCGGCTCAAGGAGATTCGCGCGAAGTACGGCCCCGGTTCGATCGGCGGCATCACCTCTTCGCGCTGCACCAACGAGGAAACCTACCTGGTGCAGAAGATGGTGCGCGCGGCTTTCGGCAACAACAACGTCGACACCTGCGCACGCGTATGCCATTCGCCCACCGGCTATGGGCTCAAGACGACGCTCGGGACCTCGGCCGGCACGCAGGACTTCGACTCGGTGCTCGAGGCCGACGTTATCCTGGTCATCGGCTGCAACCCGACCGACGGCCATCCGGTGTTCGCCTCGCTGATGAAGCGGCGGCTGCGCCAGGGCGCGAAGCTGATCGTCGCCGACCCGCGCACGATCGATCTCGTGCGCGCACCGCATGTCGAGGCGACGTATCATCTGCCGCTCCTGCCGGGCACCAACGTCGCGCTGATCAACGCGTTCGCGCACGTGGTGCTGAGCGAGGGGCTCGCGAAAGAAGATTTCGTGCGCGAGCGCTGCGAATGGCCCGCGTACGAATTGTGGAAGAAATTCATTCTCGAGGAGCGCAATTCTCCCGCGGCGGCGGCCAAAGTCACCGGCGTGCCAGCGGAAAAAATTCGCGCGGCGGCGCGCCTCTACGCCACCGGCGGCAACGCCGTAATCTACTATGGCCTCGGCGTGACCGAGCATAGCCAGGGCAGCACGATGGTGCTGGGGATGGCGAACCTGGCGATGGCGACCGGGAATCTCGGACGCGCAGGCGTCGGCGTCAATCCGCTGCGCGGGCAGAACAACGTGCAGGGCTCGTGCGACATGGGATCGTTCCCGCACGAACTGACCGGCTATCGCCACATCTCGGATACCGCGATGCGCGCGAGCTTCGAGGCCGCATGGGGCGTCAGGCTCGATCCGGAGCCGGGCCTGCGCATCCCCAACATGTTCGACGCGGCGCTCGACGGCAGCTTTCGCGGGCTCTACGTGCAGGGCGAGGACATCGCGCAATCCGACCCCAACACGCATCACGTGACCGCGGCGCTCAGCGCGATGGATTGCGTGATCGTGCAGGACATCTTCTTCAACGAGACCGCGAAATACGCGCACGTTTTCCTGCCCGGCTCGTCGTTCCTCGAAAAGGACGGGACCTTCACCAATTCCGAGCGGCGCATCTCGCGCGTGCGCAAGGTAATGCCACCGCTCGCCGGCAAGGCCGACTGGGAAATCACCTGCGAGCTTTCGGCCGCGTTCGGCTACCCGATGCGCTACGTCCATCCGTCGGAAATCATGGACGAGATCGCGCGCCTCACCCCGACCTTTTCCGGCGTCAGCTACGAAAAGCTCGATCGCCTGGGTTCCGTGCAATGGCCGTGCAACGACAAGGCGCCGGAGGGGACGCCGGTGATGCACGTCGGGCAGTTCGTCCGCGGCAAGGGCCGCTTCGTGGTGACCGAATACATCCCGACCGACGAGAAGGTCGGGCCGCGCTTCCCGCTCATCCTCACGACCGGCCGCATCCTCTCCCAGTACAACGTCGGCACGCAGACCCGGCGCACCGCCAACACCGCGTGGCATCACGAGGACCTGCTCGAAATCCATCCGCACGACGCCGAGGAGCGCGGTGTCCGCGACGGCGCGTGGGTCAGGGTCAGCAGCCGCGCCGGCGAAACCACGCTTCGCGCGCAAGTCACCGAACGCGTGCCGCCCGGCGTCGTCTATACGACGTTCCACTACCAATCCTCCGGCACCAATATCGTCACCACCGAGAACTCGGACTGGGCGACGAATTGCCCCGAATACAAGGTGACCGCCGTGCAGGTGATGCCGGCCGCCGAGCCGGGCGCGCGGCGCGCGGCAGGCACAGGCACGGAAGGACAGGGCGCCGACCCGCATCCGGCGGCGGGACGCTGA